The Juglans microcarpa x Juglans regia isolate MS1-56 chromosome 8S, Jm3101_v1.0, whole genome shotgun sequence genome has a window encoding:
- the LOC121244984 gene encoding uncharacterized protein LOC121244984: protein MAEEGKADDQLFQLLSSLLQQVESLTNQEEVELRSKIEALGLEVTKVPSKSVQPLGELDIAKQLDELSEKLEDVDERISSAMAADPQVQTLLSDTADVWMPVITATAEERRNFTVPFKDDYSEVNGKN, encoded by the exons ATGGCAGAGGAAGGGAAAGCAGATGACCAATTGTTTCAGCTCCTCTCTAGTCTCCTCCAACAG GTGGAATCATTGACCAATCAAGAAGAAGTTGAATTGCGCTCCAAAATTGAAGCCCTGGGATTAGAAGTTACGAAAGTCCCTTCAAAATCAGTGCAGCCTCTTGGGGAG TTGGATATAGCCAAGCAGCTGGATGAATTATCAGAGAAGTTAGAAGATGTAGATGAGAGAATTTCTTCGGCAATGGCTGCAGATCCCCAGGTGCAGACACTTTTGAGCGACACTGCTGATGTTTGGATGCCAGTAATCACTGCTACTGCTGAGGAGAGACGTAACTTTACTGTGCCATTCAAAGATGATTACTCTGAAGTGAATGGGAAAAATTAG